In Arthrobacter ramosus, one DNA window encodes the following:
- a CDS encoding LacI family DNA-binding transcriptional regulator — protein sequence MKRTTIGDVAAAANVSIATVSRVLNGLAVKEVTATRVRDAAARLEYTPNALTKSIFAGRSSTIGVLIDDLRSPFYLDLMRGIDDVAAANGSLVMFSNTFRHTGREVAQVQAMDEQRVRGLIVTSGASVDERVRRMAAGGTPCVVVARTLQDPPPGLHSVSLDNVTAGRMMAEHILSCGRRTIGVIASGAVPSQIGRIEGLRKGLGKDNALLNDDAIAILDDDVTTPEVTDAVTSLLDANPSMEAMVCLSGRYTLAVHTALIDRGLSIPEDIGFLTMDDFAWAQNLGITVVTQPSHQMGQEAAKLIVENPRVSAQLTFEPELISRASCGELR from the coding sequence GTGAAACGAACGACCATCGGCGACGTCGCCGCAGCCGCCAACGTGTCAATAGCGACGGTGTCGCGGGTGCTGAACGGCCTCGCAGTCAAGGAAGTGACGGCAACGCGGGTCCGGGACGCAGCAGCCAGACTTGAGTACACCCCGAACGCCCTCACAAAGAGCATCTTCGCCGGACGCTCCAGCACCATCGGCGTGCTCATCGACGATCTTCGCAGCCCGTTCTACCTCGACCTCATGAGGGGAATCGACGATGTCGCGGCCGCCAACGGCAGCCTCGTCATGTTTTCCAACACCTTCCGCCACACAGGTCGGGAGGTCGCGCAGGTCCAGGCAATGGATGAACAGCGTGTACGGGGCTTGATCGTCACTAGCGGCGCCTCGGTTGACGAAAGAGTGCGCAGAATGGCTGCCGGCGGAACGCCCTGTGTGGTCGTAGCGCGGACCCTGCAGGACCCACCACCCGGGCTGCACTCCGTCTCCCTGGACAACGTCACGGCCGGGCGAATGATGGCCGAGCACATCCTGTCCTGCGGACGGCGGACAATCGGCGTGATCGCCTCCGGCGCGGTACCGTCCCAAATTGGCCGTATCGAGGGCCTACGCAAGGGACTCGGCAAGGACAACGCACTACTGAACGATGACGCGATCGCGATCCTCGACGACGACGTCACCACCCCGGAAGTCACCGACGCTGTGACTTCCTTGCTGGACGCCAACCCTTCAATGGAGGCGATGGTTTGCCTCTCCGGCCGTTACACCCTCGCCGTTCACACAGCACTTATCGACCGCGGACTCTCAATTCCGGAAGACATCGGATTTCTGACCATGGACGACTTCGCCTGGGCCCAGAACCTCGGCATCACGGTGGTCACCCAACCCTCACACCAGATGGGACAAGAGGCCGCCAAGCTCATTGTCGAGAACCCCCGAGTGTCCGCCCAACTGACCTTCGAACCCGAGCTCATAAGCCGCGCCTCCTGCGGAGAGCTCCGCTAA
- a CDS encoding ABC transporter substrate-binding protein, with the protein MSVDEQSIPVRGDGAFAHPNVSAKNDVRRWRTSLAVAAVAVSISLAGCTADPGTASSSASPSAKSTGIPTQQFDQTLHDKLPAKILNAGKIVAVNSGSYPPYAIINGTGEPDGLLGDVDKAVSEILGVKVEQNTVAGLASMLSGMQAGRYDVALDPNGDYVDRQDKATFVDYIKEHVLFAVLKGNPKQINDMDGTCGTRIGVLAGGSAERVMKAQSDKCVAAGKPAVEVQSYQDSPQSILAVQSGRADAVFGGQGPLTYYVKETGGKLQLAAEGKDNVLGATFQGAVVPKDSPLAGVLLGAFQKMYANGTYDAILAKWGLEANKLDKPGINGGGVKP; encoded by the coding sequence ATGTCGGTTGACGAACAGTCCATCCCGGTTCGGGGCGACGGCGCATTTGCGCACCCGAACGTTTCCGCAAAGAATGACGTACGCCGCTGGCGCACATCCCTCGCCGTTGCTGCTGTCGCAGTCTCCATCAGTCTTGCGGGCTGCACCGCGGATCCCGGTACGGCCAGCAGCAGCGCCAGCCCGTCCGCTAAGAGCACGGGAATCCCGACCCAGCAGTTTGATCAGACACTGCACGACAAGCTGCCGGCGAAAATCCTTAACGCCGGCAAAATCGTCGCCGTCAACTCGGGGTCCTACCCTCCATACGCGATCATCAACGGCACCGGTGAGCCAGACGGACTCCTCGGTGATGTGGACAAGGCTGTCAGCGAGATCCTCGGCGTAAAGGTCGAGCAAAACACAGTCGCAGGTCTGGCCTCAATGCTTTCCGGAATGCAGGCCGGGCGCTACGACGTCGCCTTGGACCCGAACGGCGACTACGTCGACCGCCAAGACAAGGCGACGTTTGTCGATTACATCAAGGAGCACGTGCTCTTTGCTGTACTAAAGGGAAACCCGAAGCAGATCAACGACATGGACGGGACCTGCGGAACTCGAATCGGTGTCCTGGCAGGCGGTTCTGCTGAGCGGGTCATGAAGGCTCAATCGGACAAGTGTGTGGCGGCCGGCAAGCCTGCGGTTGAGGTGCAGTCCTACCAGGACAGCCCACAGTCAATCCTTGCCGTTCAGTCCGGCCGCGCTGACGCAGTGTTCGGCGGCCAGGGGCCGCTGACCTACTACGTCAAGGAGACCGGGGGCAAGCTCCAATTGGCCGCCGAAGGAAAGGACAACGTACTCGGGGCCACGTTCCAGGGCGCAGTGGTTCCGAAGGATTCTCCGCTCGCCGGGGTGCTGCTCGGCGCATTCCAGAAGATGTATGCCAACGGCACCTACGATGCCATCCTCGCCAAGTGGGGGCTGGAGGCCAACAAGTTGGACAAGCCCGGTATCAATGGAGGAGGCGTTAAGCCATGA
- a CDS encoding amino acid ABC transporter permease translates to MTTIGDKRIVVAMEPELDVQNAARRKHLWRWISAAVVLVLVIDGVRILVTTDTFAWPVVASYLRADSIIRGLGLTLMLAVVAMVIGVVLGVLLALGRLSPNPVLRSISGAYVWFFRGTPTLVQLIFLYNLSALFPQLNFGIPFGGPIFASFSTNSLITPLLAAILGLGLNEGAYMSEIVRGGLLSVDSGQRDAAHALGMTNSRIMRRIVLPQAMRFIVPPTGNQVISMVKATALVSVIALSDLLYAAQAIYNRTFETIPLLIVVCIWYLAVTSVLYVIQSFIERHYSRGERNQRTSFWDFLRIRPRATTPPIVHTVTEGPTA, encoded by the coding sequence ATGACGACCATAGGAGATAAACGTATCGTGGTCGCCATGGAACCTGAACTGGACGTCCAAAACGCAGCACGCCGTAAGCACCTGTGGCGCTGGATTTCGGCTGCCGTCGTCCTGGTCCTTGTGATCGACGGCGTCCGGATCCTAGTAACCACGGATACCTTCGCATGGCCCGTCGTTGCGAGCTACCTGCGCGCGGACTCCATCATCCGTGGCCTCGGCCTGACCCTGATGTTGGCCGTCGTCGCCATGGTGATCGGCGTCGTGCTCGGTGTGCTGCTGGCCTTGGGCCGGCTGTCACCTAACCCTGTGCTGCGGAGTATCTCGGGCGCCTACGTCTGGTTCTTCCGGGGAACACCCACACTCGTGCAGCTGATCTTCCTTTACAACCTTTCTGCGCTCTTCCCGCAGCTCAACTTCGGTATTCCGTTTGGCGGCCCGATCTTCGCATCCTTCTCGACGAACTCGCTCATCACGCCTCTTCTCGCCGCTATCCTGGGCCTCGGGCTGAATGAGGGTGCATACATGTCCGAGATCGTCCGGGGCGGTCTGCTCTCCGTGGATTCAGGACAGCGCGACGCCGCACACGCCCTTGGCATGACGAACTCGCGGATCATGAGACGGATCGTCCTGCCGCAGGCCATGCGCTTCATCGTCCCGCCGACCGGGAACCAGGTCATCAGTATGGTGAAGGCCACCGCACTCGTGAGCGTCATCGCATTGTCGGACCTGCTCTACGCGGCTCAGGCCATCTACAACCGGACATTCGAAACCATTCCGCTGCTCATTGTGGTGTGCATCTGGTACCTGGCCGTGACATCCGTGTTGTACGTCATTCAGTCGTTCATCGAGCGGCACTACAGCCGAGGCGAACGAAATCAAAGGACCAGTTTCTGGGACTTCCTGCGTATCCGTCCGAGAGCAACGACTCCGCCCATCGTACACACTGTGACAGAGGGACCGACAGCATGA
- a CDS encoding amino acid ABC transporter ATP-binding protein: MSTSTESPTPRLDATGIAPILRARGVRKSFKHLEVLRGIDLDVSQGETVAILGPSGSGKSTFLRCVNLLEPINGGRILVDGRDVGYDVRGGRLNEVSPNELARRRRDIGMVFQHFNLFPHMTALENIIEAPIGVKGERRADAVKHARSLLAQVGLEGREDVYPRQLSGGQQQRVAIARALAMRPKLMLFDEPTSALDPELVGEVLATMKQLAEGGLTMVVVTHEISFAREAADRVIFMDGGVVVEHGTPQQVLDVPQHERTRAFLSRFL; the protein is encoded by the coding sequence ATGAGCACCTCGACGGAATCTCCAACGCCCCGTCTCGACGCTACTGGCATAGCGCCTATTCTGCGGGCCCGCGGCGTGCGCAAGAGCTTCAAGCATCTTGAGGTGCTGCGCGGCATCGACCTCGACGTTTCACAGGGTGAGACTGTCGCCATTCTCGGTCCATCCGGGTCCGGTAAGTCGACATTCCTCCGCTGCGTGAACCTGCTCGAGCCTATAAATGGTGGCCGCATCCTGGTTGACGGCCGTGATGTCGGATACGACGTCCGAGGCGGCAGACTGAACGAAGTCTCACCCAACGAGCTCGCTCGTCGTCGTCGCGACATCGGCATGGTGTTCCAGCACTTCAACCTGTTCCCGCACATGACCGCGCTCGAGAACATCATCGAAGCCCCGATCGGGGTAAAGGGGGAGCGCCGAGCTGATGCAGTTAAACATGCCAGGTCACTTCTTGCCCAGGTCGGTCTTGAAGGAAGGGAAGATGTCTACCCCCGGCAACTGTCAGGCGGTCAACAGCAGCGTGTAGCAATAGCACGTGCTCTGGCAATGCGACCGAAACTGATGCTGTTCGACGAGCCAACCTCCGCCCTGGACCCCGAATTGGTCGGCGAAGTCCTCGCGACAATGAAGCAACTGGCTGAAGGCGGGCTCACCATGGTCGTCGTTACCCACGAGATCAGTTTCGCCCGGGAGGCCGCTGACCGCGTCATCTTCATGGACGGCGGCGTCGTCGTCGAACACGGAACTCCACAACAAGTGCTCGATGTGCCGCAGCATGAACGGACCCGTGCCTTCCTGTCCCGTTTTCTCTGA